A window from Solanum stenotomum isolate F172 chromosome 5, ASM1918654v1, whole genome shotgun sequence encodes these proteins:
- the LOC125863654 gene encoding serine/threonine-protein kinase BLUS1-like: protein MKKIQNPYNPYLPKETGSTSFPAYIGSPSNTPDPVSSFASLPLQFDSNRSSLSMRYAPVSRSSLSSPEIPPLRQPIITDPETQDTYLLNLDIGSFSHGFGAVYRALYTEHKSDTEIPIKSGYVTLKIIDMNESETESRHLWRQGKAGLTDTPYGKIIGSKRIFSAVTNIFSDNDELLCVVLPYMSEGSLRYILSTRPQKKLSEEFISVVLKQVLIALRDEIHVEFNQRVHNTLNAGDIFVHIDYATQEISIKLAYEASVYDSETPNQANNQYAPFMNPKHIFRWGAAPEVYGRENEGNSGPKSDIWLLGITALELVYGDLPVRNRRDFNYIVDKIRRKKKLPKSLKKMMIKRDGRFKEVMKNLVNRKKRAFSEEFEEIVLACLRENPVNRPTADQLLNAPFFTDANDRFKQFMLNGRN, encoded by the coding sequence atgaagaaaatccAGAACCCCTATAATCCATACCTTCCCAAAGAAACTGGTTCTACAAGTTTTCCAGCCTATATTGGTTCTCCTTCAAATACACCAGACCCCGTTTCTTCTTTCGCAAGTCTCCCTCTTCAATTCGATTCTAATAGATCCAGTCTATCAATGCGTTACGCCCctgtttcaagatcaagtctatCTTCTCCAGAAATCCCACCACTACGTCAGCCAATCATCACTGATCCAGAAACTCAAGATACGTATCTTCTCAACTTGGACATTGGCTCTTTTTCTCATGGATTCGGCGCTGTTTACAGAGCTCTCTATACCGAACATAAATCAGATACTGAAATACCTATCAAATCTGGATATGTCACTTTGAAGATCATCGATATGAACGAAAGTGAAACTGAAAGTCGTCACCTCTGGCGTCAAGGTAAAGCAGGCCTTACTGATACTCCTTATGGTAAAATAATTGGATCTAAGAGAATTTTCAGTGCTGTTACCAACATTTTCAGTGATAATGATGAGTTGTTATGTGTTGTTTTGCCGTATATGTCTGAGGGATCTCTTCGATACATTCTATCTACTCGTCCTCAGAAAAAATTATCAGAGGAATTCATTTCTGTTGTTCTTAAACAAGTACTTATTGCTCTAAGAGATGAAATTCATGTTGAGTTTAATCAAAGGGTTCATAACACTTTGAATGCTGGAGATATCTTTGTTCATATCGACTATGCTACTCAAGAAATTTCGATCAAGTTAGCATATGAAGCATCTGTTTATGATTCCGAAACCCCAAATCAAGCCAATAATCAATACGCTCCATTTATGAATCCGAAACATATTTTTAGATGGGGTGCTGCACCAGAGGTGTATGGAAGAGAAAATGAAGGTAACAGTGGACCAAAATCTGATATTTGGTTATTGGGAATAACAGCACTGGAATTAGTGTATGGGGATTTACCTGTTCGGAATCGTAGAGACTTCAACTATATAGTCGATAAGataaggaggaagaagaaaCTGCCGAAATCACTTAAAAAGATGATGATCAAGAGGGATGGGAGATTCAAGGAAGTGATGAAGAATTTGGTTAATCGAAAGAAAAGGGCGTTTTCGGAGGAGTTTGAAGAGATTGTTCTTGCTTGTCTTAGAGAGAATCCAGTGAACAGACCAACTGCTGATCAGCTTTTGAATGCTCCATTCTTTACTGATGCTAATGACAGGTTTAAGCAATTTATGTTGAATGGTAGAAATTGA